Proteins encoded together in one Bacteroides zoogleoformans window:
- a CDS encoding arabinan endo-1,5-alpha-L-arabinosidase, with amino-acid sequence MWLSGCGAASSFSPTPFPNPWADDYASFSTMENYRSWGTYNVHDPSCRKLGDYYYMYSTDAIYRENRKEAEEKGVPLGYIQVRRSKDLVNWEFRGWAFPEIPQEAVEWVRSHAGGEGATNIWAPYIIPFGDNYRLYYCVSAFGRKTSYIGLAESVSPEGPWTQAGCVVKTDETTAMNAIDPSVVAGTDGKWWMHYGSFFGGLYCVELNPLTGFPAIEGDKGHLIARRANYRKDNLEAPEIIYNADLKQYYLFVSYDPLMTTYNVRVGRSDKPEGPFTDFRGKELKDTTNNFPILTAPYRFQNHQGWAGTAHCGMLTSDKGEYFMVHQGRLSPQNLMMDLHVRQVFFTEEGWPVVSPQRYAGSKPQKFSEADLLGEWEVLRVREPLYERRLEAGQILWGEGELKNEEWNLSCTVSFKKGNKTTDEKGYWNFTEEKQLLSFTFDGEELKGLIIFAGHDWENEKETILFTGLDSRGRSVWGKRIK; translated from the coding sequence ATGTGGTTGTCCGGCTGTGGGGCAGCTTCATCTTTTTCTCCGACACCTTTCCCAAACCCTTGGGCAGATGATTATGCTTCGTTTTCAACGATGGAGAATTATCGTTCGTGGGGCACTTATAATGTGCACGATCCTTCTTGTCGCAAATTGGGTGACTATTATTACATGTATTCCACGGATGCCATTTATCGGGAGAATAGGAAAGAGGCAGAGGAGAAAGGCGTGCCCCTTGGATATATACAGGTGCGGCGTTCTAAAGATCTGGTGAATTGGGAATTTCGTGGATGGGCGTTCCCCGAGATTCCGCAAGAGGCGGTGGAGTGGGTGCGCTCTCATGCCGGAGGAGAAGGAGCGACGAACATTTGGGCTCCATACATCATTCCTTTCGGGGATAATTACAGACTTTACTATTGTGTATCGGCCTTTGGGCGCAAAACTTCTTACATCGGATTGGCGGAATCGGTTTCTCCTGAAGGCCCTTGGACACAAGCCGGTTGTGTAGTGAAGACTGACGAAACCACTGCCATGAATGCCATAGATCCCAGCGTGGTGGCCGGTACGGATGGCAAGTGGTGGATGCACTACGGATCATTCTTCGGCGGTTTGTACTGTGTGGAGTTGAATCCATTGACCGGCTTTCCTGCCATCGAAGGAGACAAGGGACATCTGATCGCCCGTCGTGCCAATTATCGGAAAGACAACCTGGAAGCTCCTGAAATTATCTATAATGCTGACTTGAAGCAGTATTATCTTTTCGTTTCTTACGATCCCCTGATGACTACCTATAATGTGCGTGTGGGACGTTCGGATAAGCCGGAAGGGCCGTTTACCGATTTCCGGGGAAAGGAACTGAAAGATACGACAAACAACTTCCCCATCCTGACAGCTCCCTATCGCTTTCAGAATCATCAAGGATGGGCGGGAACCGCTCACTGCGGCATGTTGACCTCGGACAAAGGGGAGTATTTCATGGTGCATCAGGGGCGTTTGTCGCCACAAAATCTGATGATGGACTTACATGTGCGTCAAGTCTTTTTCACGGAAGAGGGCTGGCCCGTTGTTTCGCCCCAACGCTATGCCGGCAGCAAGCCGCAGAAGTTTTCCGAGGCCGACTTGTTGGGTGAATGGGAGGTATTACGGGTGCGGGAGCCATTGTATGAACGCCGGTTGGAAGCCGGTCAGATTTTATGGGGCGAAGGGGAGTTGAAGAACGAAGAGTGGAATTTATCTTGCACGGTTTCTTTCAAAAAAGGAAATAAGACAACTGATGAAAAAGGATATTGGAACTTTACGGAAGAAAAACAACTTCTTTCTTTCACATTCGATGGTGAGGAACTGAAAGGATTGATTATCTTTGCGGGACATGACTGGGAGAATGAAAAGGAAACGATACTCTTCACGGGACTTGACAGTCGGGGACGTTCCGTATGGGGAAAAAGAATCAAATGA
- a CDS encoding hybrid sensor histidine kinase/response regulator transcription factor: MRKFFIAPLHFIMIPLWLFLFPGYAPAQEAFAKHYNATYITMDEGLPANFIEDIFQDSQGFIWLSLSGGGLSRYDGYEFIHFNSNTSHRKLKSNFVHCAREDRFHRLWVSSEGGVDFIDLRTLQATRPDKLKGFPAALLNSPASHIEVDAEGCIWMHDGNRLHRIAFTSTGNIESIHSLSHTGLQKSKLVFKDIEQKGMVWISLNGQICRVSPQGEGRLQAAPVSRCLNFGPNITFSDFIIKEHEVWIASGQGLYRYDRNNDVVKHYEHVPGDPNSLSQNFLTALAVTENKQLIVGTLCGLNIYNPLKDNFEQIRNDLPGNRTTLLNSNFVNCIATEGRHIWIGTESGGINLLSPKRLALQNFRYDKENTGSLSHNPVNAIYEDEAGTLWVGTVEGGLNRKAKGSHNFQHYTNENGSLSHNSVSALTADTKGRLWVGTWGGGINLLNKKEPQRRLQTLTPDNCDNYPIFFIGSLTYDSINNGIWVGANEGLYFYDLKQEKMTTPLPDSISRNIHGCIGSVIDHSGHLWIGCLEGTYIIDLHSPQRSTHDRFRYRHLKYKLDQPESGLVEKIVCFHQSEDGTLWIGSNGCGFYRRIVETDGKERFEAYTTDDGLPNNMVRTILEDDKGHLWLATNNGLACFLPEKKHFINFTKQDGLDCTQFYWNAACHSTDNLLYFGHVTGMVAIHPDLPSYFPTQPAPLRFTRLWAGNEEVHPGKGVLPQDLPFIREISIHESLQSFSLEFSALNYEPEHAGNYSYRLIGFDKQWIPAPANHRFARYTNLSPGKYTLQVKYTPYQEGGKEQTTELGIFVKPYFYKTAWFILLVIAATGIIVWQFYQWRVRNLKRYSELLHRKVEHRTRELEKQKLLLEGKTEELSRQNKLLTEQNEKISMQKAKLAELAHKVHTLTLDKIAFFTNITHEFRTPITLIIGPIERALKLSYNPQVIEQLQFVERNSKYLLSLINQLMDFRKIESGTLKIVNVPGDFGKFVNELAAPFAVFARERNIDLRFYSRLSESRLNYDEEAMQKVLTNLLSNAIKFTPDGGSVSLFIARIPKTEKREESLYISISDSGSGIPPEDHEKIFNRFYQVRNQPQYPMYGQSGSGIGLYLCRRIVQAMNGDIEVRNNRTAGCTFRLLIPISSSPTAGVLSSDGKPNTSDVLIRQADSAPKRFNILVAEDNPDMRGYIRSILREKYQVTEAANGAEALNVLTSQHVDFIVSDLMMPVMDGIELSRRIKENLSISHIPFLMLTARTSQEARIESYRIGVDEYLLKPFDETLLLTRIENILEARKRYQRKFAASMDPEALHISEESGDKKFISRIMEAMKTRYKDPTLEVGDLSEAAGVSKSLLNQKLQSLMGQSPNQFIRSYRLNLARELILKTRETKSMNIAEIAYEVGFNDPKYFSRCFAKEFNISPGALLSEQSRS; encoded by the coding sequence ATGAGAAAATTCTTTATTGCCCCCTTACACTTTATCATGATACCTCTTTGGCTTTTTTTATTTCCCGGCTACGCACCGGCGCAAGAAGCGTTTGCCAAACACTACAATGCCACATACATCACCATGGACGAAGGCTTACCCGCCAATTTCATCGAAGATATTTTTCAGGACAGCCAAGGCTTCATCTGGCTTTCCTTGTCGGGTGGCGGCTTGTCGAGATACGATGGATATGAGTTTATCCACTTCAACTCCAATACCTCTCACCGCAAGCTGAAAAGCAACTTCGTGCATTGCGCGCGCGAAGACCGCTTCCATCGTCTGTGGGTTTCCTCCGAGGGGGGAGTGGATTTTATCGACCTCCGCACTTTGCAGGCCACTCGCCCCGACAAGCTGAAAGGATTTCCGGCCGCACTGCTGAATTCTCCTGCCTCGCACATAGAAGTGGATGCAGAAGGATGCATCTGGATGCACGACGGCAACCGGCTTCATCGCATAGCTTTTACCTCTACGGGAAATATCGAAAGTATTCACTCGCTCAGCCATACAGGGCTCCAAAAAAGCAAGCTCGTATTCAAAGATATTGAGCAAAAAGGAATGGTATGGATCAGCCTGAACGGACAAATATGCCGTGTAAGCCCGCAAGGAGAAGGCCGCCTGCAAGCCGCACCGGTGTCTCGCTGCCTGAACTTCGGCCCGAACATCACTTTCTCCGACTTCATAATCAAAGAACACGAAGTATGGATAGCTTCCGGTCAAGGGCTGTACAGATATGACCGTAACAACGACGTGGTGAAACATTATGAACACGTACCCGGCGACCCGAATTCCCTCTCTCAGAATTTCCTGACAGCACTGGCCGTCACCGAAAACAAGCAACTGATAGTGGGCACTCTGTGCGGATTGAATATATACAATCCACTGAAAGATAATTTTGAGCAAATCAGAAACGACTTGCCCGGCAACCGAACGACTCTGCTGAACAGCAACTTTGTGAATTGCATTGCCACGGAAGGAAGACACATCTGGATAGGTACTGAAAGCGGCGGCATCAATCTGTTGTCTCCCAAACGGTTGGCCTTGCAAAACTTCCGGTACGATAAGGAAAATACCGGCAGCCTAAGCCATAACCCCGTAAATGCCATCTACGAAGACGAAGCCGGCACTCTGTGGGTGGGAACTGTAGAGGGAGGCCTGAACCGCAAAGCAAAAGGCAGCCACAACTTTCAACATTATACGAACGAAAACGGCAGCCTGAGCCACAACTCCGTCAGTGCGCTCACCGCCGATACCAAAGGCCGCTTGTGGGTTGGTACCTGGGGAGGAGGAATAAACCTGCTCAACAAGAAAGAGCCGCAACGTAGGCTGCAAACACTCACGCCGGACAACTGCGACAACTATCCCATCTTCTTCATCGGCTCGCTGACCTACGACTCCATCAACAATGGCATCTGGGTGGGAGCCAACGAGGGACTCTACTTCTACGACTTGAAACAAGAAAAGATGACCACTCCCCTGCCCGATTCCATTTCCCGCAACATACACGGATGCATAGGCTCCGTCATAGACCATAGCGGTCACCTGTGGATAGGTTGTCTGGAAGGAACATACATCATCGACCTGCACTCGCCGCAAAGAAGCACACATGACAGGTTCCGATACCGACACTTGAAGTATAAGCTCGACCAACCTGAGTCGGGACTTGTTGAGAAGATTGTCTGTTTCCATCAGTCCGAAGACGGAACATTATGGATCGGCAGCAATGGATGCGGATTCTATCGACGTATCGTCGAAACCGATGGGAAGGAACGTTTTGAAGCTTATACCACCGATGACGGACTGCCCAACAACATGGTACGCACCATTTTGGAAGATGATAAAGGACATCTTTGGCTGGCTACCAACAACGGACTTGCCTGCTTTCTCCCCGAAAAAAAACATTTCATCAATTTCACGAAACAAGACGGCCTCGACTGCACTCAATTCTATTGGAATGCAGCCTGCCATTCGACCGACAACCTGCTGTACTTCGGACACGTGACCGGCATGGTGGCCATCCATCCCGACCTTCCTTCTTATTTCCCCACGCAGCCTGCCCCTCTCCGCTTTACCCGCTTATGGGCAGGCAACGAGGAAGTACACCCCGGCAAGGGAGTGTTGCCGCAAGATTTGCCTTTCATCCGCGAAATCAGCATACACGAAAGTCTGCAGTCTTTCTCGCTCGAATTTTCGGCACTTAACTACGAACCGGAACATGCAGGCAACTACAGCTACCGCCTCATTGGTTTTGACAAGCAGTGGATACCCGCTCCCGCCAACCATCGCTTTGCCCGATACACCAACCTCTCGCCGGGCAAGTATACCCTGCAAGTGAAGTACACCCCTTATCAAGAAGGAGGCAAAGAGCAAACTACGGAACTGGGCATTTTCGTCAAACCCTATTTTTACAAGACCGCCTGGTTCATACTGCTGGTCATTGCAGCGACGGGTATAATCGTGTGGCAATTCTACCAATGGCGTGTCCGCAACTTGAAACGCTACAGCGAACTGCTGCACCGCAAAGTGGAGCATCGCACCCGCGAACTGGAAAAGCAGAAACTGCTGCTGGAAGGGAAGACCGAAGAGCTCTCCCGCCAAAACAAATTGCTGACCGAACAGAACGAGAAAATCTCCATGCAGAAAGCCAAACTCGCGGAACTGGCACACAAGGTACACACGCTGACACTGGACAAGATTGCTTTTTTCACCAACATCACACATGAGTTCCGTACTCCCATCACACTCATCATCGGGCCCATAGAACGTGCCTTGAAGCTGAGCTATAATCCGCAAGTCATCGAGCAACTGCAATTTGTGGAGCGCAATTCCAAATACCTGCTGTCGCTCATCAATCAACTGATGGACTTCCGAAAGATAGAATCCGGGACATTGAAAATAGTCAACGTTCCCGGTGACTTCGGCAAATTTGTCAACGAACTGGCAGCGCCTTTCGCCGTTTTCGCCCGCGAACGTAACATCGACCTGAGGTTCTACAGCCGTCTCTCCGAAAGCAGACTGAACTACGATGAAGAAGCCATGCAGAAGGTGCTGACCAACCTGTTAAGCAACGCCATCAAATTTACTCCCGACGGTGGCAGCGTGTCGCTCTTCATTGCCCGAATTCCAAAGACGGAAAAGCGTGAGGAATCGCTCTACATCAGCATCAGCGATTCGGGAAGCGGCATTCCGCCCGAAGACCATGAGAAGATATTCAACCGTTTCTATCAAGTGCGAAACCAGCCCCAATATCCCATGTACGGACAATCAGGCAGCGGCATCGGACTTTACTTGTGCCGGCGCATCGTACAAGCCATGAACGGTGACATCGAAGTGCGAAATAATCGCACCGCCGGCTGCACATTCCGCCTGCTCATTCCCATATCGTCTTCTCCAACCGCCGGCGTACTTTCCTCCGACGGAAAGCCAAACACCTCCGACGTGCTGATACGACAGGCCGACAGTGCCCCCAAGCGCTTCAACATACTTGTAGCGGAGGATAATCCCGATATGCGCGGATACATCCGCTCCATCCTCCGCGAAAAATATCAGGTGACAGAAGCGGCCAACGGAGCAGAAGCCCTGAACGTACTGACTTCGCAACACGTGGACTTCATCGTCAGTGACCTGATGATGCCCGTAATGGATGGCATCGAACTGTCTCGCCGCATAAAAGAGAATCTCTCCATTTCGCACATCCCGTTCCTGATGCTGACCGCCAGAACCTCACAGGAAGCGCGCATAGAAAGCTACCGCATCGGTGTGGACGAGTATCTGCTGAAACCCTTTGACGAGACATTGCTCCTGACACGCATAGAGAACATTTTGGAGGCTCGGAAACGTTATCAGCGGAAATTTGCCGCCAGTATGGATCCTGAAGCCTTGCACATCAGCGAAGAATCGGGCGACAAAAAATTCATCTCCCGCATCATGGAGGCGATGAAAACGCGCTACAAAGACCCTACTCTGGAGGTCGGAGACCTTAGTGAAGCGGCAGGGGTCAGCAAGTCGCTGCTCAACCAAAAATTGCAAAGCCTGATGGGGCAATCGCCTAATCAGTTCATCCGCAGCTATCGCCTGAACCTGGCACGTGAACTGATTCTGAAAACTCGCGAAACCAAAAGCATGAACATTGCAGAAATAGCCTACGAAGTAGGGTTTAACGATCCGAAATACTTCAGCCGCTGTTTTGCCAAAGAGTTTAATATCAGCCCCGGAGCCTTGCTGAGCGAGCAGTCTCGCTCTTGA
- a CDS encoding LamG-like jellyroll fold domain-containing protein, translating into MKKTRKSSSLIMAAMAILSFSACEDWGQMDPPAGTDVYPKLEQVGNIDFEAPKKEGEAGFDPTSFNYYAYEGGDIAVVEQDEVHGQVLHLPNGYARTLNPLAKYKAQDGVSLTFWVKQALRIDKETEKEMEPDLSGALFSFQNSNGTQRMFLTANGWLKYEGADGKYEANNPEANKVAKNPLLLPAGEWHYMAVTVRSDGYSIYVDGKQRIDKTVLKSDFDFNKIVQFMAATSFLYIGNGSDTPTQEMWIDDIKIFRNRITDSECQIPNVGAEENAFEYIIGAPILTVGAENNSAAWWSAFSNYFRIPAEGQMKFKFTNHTNGANNWNNWNLCLCTDADRGGSGYAEYFVIRSDRFGWGSSYDAGTWTSEGYDDWGAFRTDMEGADVTVTIRRNKATVVVEAVAKAINGNVYKETFTSTCDDGAQVIRAFFVMDGSHIVFDTQETSAFTPQPVAKTAIGSEDCSTGWWKEFSDYFLIPSGQNLHLEFENHTNGTGNWNNWNLCLCNDADRGGSGYAEYFVIRSDLYGWGESYAEGTWSNEGYGDWDAFRVDMEGAKVALDILREESKVTTTAVATAQNGKIYKETFVTNCGDGNQSVRAFLIVDGSHLKMDSSNCYLFTPLLK; encoded by the coding sequence ATGAAGAAGACAAGAAAGAGTTCGTCTCTTATCATGGCGGCAATGGCCATTCTTTCATTTTCAGCTTGTGAAGATTGGGGACAGATGGATCCACCCGCCGGCACGGATGTCTACCCTAAACTGGAGCAGGTGGGAAACATTGACTTTGAAGCGCCCAAGAAGGAGGGTGAAGCCGGCTTCGACCCCACAAGTTTCAATTACTATGCTTACGAGGGAGGTGACATCGCTGTGGTGGAGCAAGACGAAGTGCACGGACAAGTATTGCATTTACCCAACGGTTATGCCCGTACTCTCAATCCGCTCGCCAAGTACAAAGCACAAGACGGTGTGTCACTGACTTTCTGGGTAAAACAAGCACTCCGCATCGACAAAGAAACGGAGAAAGAAATGGAACCGGACTTGAGTGGCGCACTATTCTCTTTTCAGAACAGCAACGGAACCCAGCGCATGTTTCTCACCGCCAATGGATGGCTGAAATATGAAGGCGCGGACGGCAAATATGAAGCCAATAATCCCGAAGCAAACAAAGTTGCTAAAAATCCGTTACTACTGCCTGCCGGAGAATGGCACTACATGGCAGTCACCGTGCGTAGCGACGGATACAGTATTTATGTAGACGGCAAGCAACGCATTGACAAGACCGTATTGAAATCAGACTTTGATTTCAACAAGATAGTACAGTTCATGGCAGCCACATCTTTTTTATATATAGGTAACGGTTCGGACACTCCCACACAAGAGATGTGGATAGACGACATCAAGATTTTTCGCAACCGGATAACCGACAGCGAATGCCAGATACCGAATGTAGGAGCCGAAGAAAATGCATTCGAATATATCATCGGCGCCCCCATCCTCACCGTAGGCGCGGAAAACAACTCGGCTGCCTGGTGGAGTGCATTCTCCAACTATTTCAGGATACCCGCTGAAGGACAGATGAAGTTCAAATTCACCAACCATACCAACGGAGCGAATAACTGGAACAACTGGAACCTTTGCCTCTGCACCGATGCCGACCGGGGCGGAAGCGGTTATGCCGAGTACTTCGTCATCCGTTCAGACCGCTTCGGATGGGGAAGCAGTTATGATGCGGGAACTTGGACCAGTGAAGGCTACGATGACTGGGGTGCTTTCCGCACCGACATGGAAGGCGCCGACGTGACGGTGACCATCCGCCGCAACAAAGCCACAGTGGTTGTAGAAGCCGTGGCCAAAGCCATTAACGGCAATGTGTATAAAGAAACTTTCACCAGCACATGCGATGACGGCGCACAAGTAATCAGAGCTTTCTTCGTGATGGATGGTTCACACATCGTATTCGATACCCAAGAAACCTCTGCTTTTACTCCACAGCCCGTAGCGAAAACCGCCATCGGATCCGAAGACTGCTCGACCGGTTGGTGGAAAGAATTTTCAGACTATTTCCTGATTCCCTCGGGACAGAATCTGCACCTTGAATTCGAGAACCACACCAACGGAACAGGCAATTGGAACAACTGGAATCTCTGTCTCTGCAACGATGCCGACCGAGGCGGAAGCGGTTATGCCGAGTACTTTGTCATTCGGTCCGACCTCTACGGTTGGGGTGAGAGCTATGCCGAAGGTACATGGAGCAATGAAGGCTATGGCGATTGGGATGCTTTCCGTGTTGACATGGAAGGAGCCAAAGTGGCCTTGGATATCCTACGCGAGGAGAGTAAAGTGACAACCACGGCAGTGGCCACCGCCCAAAACGGGAAGATATACAAAGAGACCTTTGTGACAAACTGTGGTGATGGCAACCAATCCGTAAGAGCCTTCCTTATCGTAGACGGCTCGCATCTCAAAATGGACAGTTCAAATTGCTATCTGTTCACTCCGTTACTCAAGTAA
- a CDS encoding SusC/RagA family TonB-linked outer membrane protein: MVLAFAFLLTGQFLFAQSKQVSGVVNDAFGPVIGASVVEKGTANGVITDLEGNFKLTVSGESAILQISYVGYQTQEIPVAGKASFSILMKEDSEMLEEVVVVGYGAQKKESVVGAISQVSSKELLASPAANVSQAIAGKISGVITSQTSGAPGSDDTKIYVRGRATFAGDAQPLVLVDGVERSFAQIAPDDIETISVLKDASATAVYGVRGANGVMLITTKRGKEQKPEVSLTANFQIQSPTRKDTYLNSFQSLTLLEEALANDGLPSQFSAADMEMFRKSSAGQLSGIDAMLYPNVDWYDEVLKSSAPAQRYNVSVRGGTKRMRYYASAEYYNQQGLVKDLSNDKFGNSSSPAFTRYAFRANMDLFLTKDLTFSVNFGTRFEERGGSNSNESATYSEIFYEMNHTPGWLFPVKTEVQNGEKRQIIYGGSSQYQNNIVGRLAEAGFYRSTNTINETNFIADYKMDWLTEGLSAKAMVSFDYDSFNKKLYSKSFATYELNDRNNHDDIDAYNRFNSDGELAGSQERNAIYKLYMEAQINYARKFGKHDVTGMVLYNQNDYRVNDELAKRYQGLVGRATYGYDDRYLAEVNFGYNGSENFMKGRRFGFFPAFSLGWRISNEEFMRNTSGWLNNLKLRASYGQVGNDVYQVGGVTQRFLYEENWQQHGNAYYFGNTGMSGIYESQYPNYGVTWERAHKYNAGIEFGLWNGLLNGNIDLFYEKRNDILTQFLTRPQWVGTTMAAANLGETANKGFEIELKHSNRINKDFTYNAGLTFSHAKNEIKNMDEPALKTDYRKREGHPIGQYFGLVCDGFVTQADIDGGRLPVSTFGNVKVGDLKYRDMNQDGFIDERDETFIGYSDIPENTYALTLGANYKGWGFSVMFQGVDHVSRYYDAEAMYAFVNGGKVKEHHLQRWNPAKSENENLSNARYPLLHYDSYGDHNQRQSSFFLKNGAFVRLKNIELSYTLPEKWSKVAGMSDCRLYVNANNLVTWDHLDDLVDPESNGSNRYPIMKTVNFGVNIKF, encoded by the coding sequence ATGGTGTTGGCCTTCGCCTTCCTGCTGACGGGACAATTTCTATTTGCCCAAAGCAAACAGGTGAGCGGTGTAGTGAACGATGCTTTCGGGCCCGTCATCGGTGCCAGTGTAGTAGAAAAGGGCACGGCCAATGGAGTGATTACCGATTTGGAAGGTAACTTCAAACTTACAGTAAGCGGAGAAAGTGCCATACTGCAAATCTCATACGTAGGGTATCAAACCCAAGAAATTCCCGTAGCCGGCAAAGCATCTTTCAGCATCTTGATGAAAGAAGACAGCGAAATGCTGGAAGAAGTAGTGGTAGTGGGATACGGTGCCCAGAAAAAAGAAAGCGTGGTGGGAGCCATCTCGCAAGTATCGAGCAAAGAATTGCTTGCTTCGCCTGCGGCCAACGTATCGCAAGCCATCGCCGGTAAGATTTCGGGCGTAATAACTTCACAAACTTCCGGTGCGCCGGGTTCGGACGATACAAAGATTTATGTACGCGGTCGCGCCACATTTGCCGGCGACGCGCAGCCATTGGTGTTAGTGGACGGAGTGGAACGTTCGTTCGCTCAGATTGCTCCGGACGACATCGAAACCATCTCGGTTCTGAAGGATGCTTCGGCCACAGCCGTCTATGGTGTACGCGGTGCCAACGGAGTAATGCTGATTACTACCAAACGAGGTAAGGAACAAAAACCGGAAGTCAGCCTGACCGCCAACTTCCAAATTCAAAGTCCCACACGCAAGGATACTTATTTGAACTCCTTCCAGTCGTTGACACTGCTGGAAGAAGCGTTGGCTAACGATGGCTTACCCTCGCAATTCTCCGCCGCCGACATGGAGATGTTCCGCAAATCGAGCGCAGGCCAGCTAAGCGGTATAGATGCTATGCTCTACCCCAATGTAGATTGGTATGACGAAGTGCTGAAAAGCAGTGCGCCGGCCCAACGCTACAACGTGAGTGTACGCGGCGGGACGAAACGCATGCGCTACTATGCATCGGCCGAATATTACAATCAGCAGGGATTGGTGAAAGACTTAAGCAATGATAAGTTTGGAAATTCTTCCAGCCCGGCTTTCACACGATATGCCTTCCGGGCCAATATGGACCTTTTCCTGACCAAAGATTTGACCTTCTCCGTCAACTTCGGCACACGTTTCGAGGAGCGCGGCGGCTCGAACAGCAACGAAAGCGCCACCTACAGCGAAATCTTCTATGAAATGAATCATACGCCGGGATGGCTCTTTCCCGTGAAAACCGAAGTACAGAACGGAGAAAAAAGACAAATCATCTACGGTGGCAGCTCGCAATATCAGAACAATATCGTGGGACGCCTGGCCGAAGCCGGTTTCTACCGTTCCACCAATACCATCAACGAAACCAATTTCATTGCCGACTACAAAATGGATTGGCTGACCGAAGGGCTCAGTGCCAAAGCAATGGTTTCATTCGACTACGACTCGTTCAACAAAAAGCTTTACAGCAAGTCGTTTGCCACCTACGAGCTGAATGACCGTAACAACCATGATGACATCGATGCTTACAACCGCTTCAATAGTGACGGTGAGCTGGCCGGATCACAGGAACGCAATGCCATCTACAAACTCTACATGGAGGCGCAAATCAACTATGCCCGCAAGTTCGGCAAGCACGATGTGACGGGTATGGTGCTCTACAACCAGAACGACTATCGCGTGAACGACGAACTGGCCAAACGCTATCAAGGCTTGGTGGGTCGCGCCACCTACGGCTACGACGACCGCTATCTGGCTGAAGTGAACTTCGGTTACAACGGTTCGGAAAACTTCATGAAAGGCAGACGATTCGGTTTCTTCCCGGCCTTCTCTTTGGGATGGCGCATCAGCAATGAAGAGTTTATGAGAAACACCTCCGGATGGTTGAACAACCTGAAACTACGCGCCAGCTACGGACAGGTAGGTAACGATGTCTATCAGGTGGGGGGAGTGACGCAACGCTTCCTCTACGAAGAGAACTGGCAGCAACATGGAAACGCTTACTACTTCGGAAATACCGGCATGAGCGGTATTTATGAGTCGCAATACCCCAACTACGGCGTCACTTGGGAACGTGCCCATAAATACAACGCGGGCATCGAATTCGGCTTGTGGAACGGACTGCTGAACGGTAACATCGACCTCTTCTACGAAAAGCGCAACGACATCCTGACCCAATTCCTCACCCGTCCGCAATGGGTAGGAACCACCATGGCTGCCGCCAACTTGGGAGAAACTGCCAATAAAGGCTTTGAAATAGAACTGAAGCATAGCAATCGTATCAACAAAGACTTCACCTACAACGCAGGCCTGACCTTCTCACATGCCAAAAATGAAATCAAGAACATGGACGAGCCTGCCCTGAAGACGGATTATCGCAAACGCGAAGGACATCCCATAGGCCAATACTTCGGCCTGGTCTGTGACGGATTCGTGACACAAGCCGACATCGACGGCGGACGGCTGCCCGTTTCTACTTTCGGCAACGTAAAAGTCGGCGACCTGAAATACCGCGACATGAATCAGGATGGATTCATCGACGAACGCGACGAGACCTTCATCGGCTATAGCGACATACCCGAAAACACGTATGCACTGACTTTGGGAGCCAACTACAAAGGTTGGGGGTTCAGCGTCATGTTTCAAGGTGTGGACCACGTAAGCCGCTATTACGACGCAGAGGCCATGTACGCCTTCGTCAATGGCGGTAAGGTGAAAGAGCACCATCTGCAACGTTGGAATCCGGCAAAAAGCGAAAACGAGAATCTGAGCAATGCCCGATACCCTCTGCTACACTATGACAGCTATGGCGACCACAATCAGCGCCAAAGCTCTTTCTTCCTGAAAAACGGCGCCTTTGTCCGTTTGAAGAACATCGAACTGAGCTATACGTTGCCCGAAAAATGGTCGAAAGTTGCAGGTATGAGTGATTGCCGTCTCTACGTCAATGCCAACAATCTTGTTACATGGGATCATTTGGACGACTTGGTAGATCCGGAAAGTAACGGTTCCAATCGCTATCCTATTATGAAGACAGTAAACTTTGGTGTAAACATTAAATTCTGA